The Corynebacterium camporealensis genome contains a region encoding:
- a CDS encoding LOG family protein: protein MKSIAVYCGSSTGNDAAYVDAARELGAELARRGIELVYGGGNVGLMKEVADSCLAGGGRVIGVMPKQLVNLELSHPGLTHLEVVETMATRKARMEDLAEGFICLPGGIGTLEELTEALTLQQLGNHTGPVALLNVAGFWQPFYDMFATMAQAGFVQQRYIDCLILDSDCASVLDKFAQWTYPGRKWDNF, encoded by the coding sequence ATGAAGTCCATTGCGGTGTATTGCGGATCCTCGACCGGAAACGATGCGGCATATGTGGATGCTGCGCGTGAGTTAGGTGCGGAGCTGGCGCGCCGGGGCATCGAGCTGGTCTATGGCGGCGGCAACGTCGGACTGATGAAGGAAGTGGCAGATAGCTGCCTTGCTGGTGGCGGCAGGGTTATTGGGGTCATGCCGAAGCAGCTGGTGAACCTGGAGCTATCGCATCCGGGCCTGACGCACCTAGAAGTAGTGGAAACGATGGCCACGCGTAAAGCGCGCATGGAAGACCTGGCCGAGGGCTTTATTTGTCTGCCCGGAGGCATTGGCACGCTGGAGGAACTGACCGAAGCACTGACTTTGCAGCAGCTAGGCAACCACACAGGACCGGTCGCGTTGCTGAATGTGGCGGGATTCTGGCAGCCGTTTTATGACATGTTTGCCACGATGGCCCAGGCAGGGTTTGTTCAGCAGCGATATATTGACTGTCTCATCCTGGATTCTGATTGTGCCTCTGTGCTGGATAAATTCGCACAATGGACTTATCCAGGTCGAAAGTGGGACAACTTTTAG
- a CDS encoding DUF885 domain-containing protein yields MSAELNAKREPSLLDASCDNFAHDLAELTPSAATEWGIPGYEGELEDFSPEYYEAVADRTREMVADLDALDDTTDQSDDEDDFDDVDYVTAAVLRDRLCLELDLHHHGEDIRQLNNIASPVQTIRDTLLLMPHDTDEEREAIRSRLSKVKGALEGHKQSLQEASSQGMAPPHRQISEVIVQCEKLADADSMLENLGVEGPEVEEAKEAFGTFSDWLSNDLQPQSSNKDAVGRDRYERFSKLFVGDTVDLDEAYKWAWERLQEIRAEQEKIAHQLYGSDCGVRSAMRKLNHEERYTLNGTDELVEWMQKTADGVITELNGKYFDIPEDVLDIECCIDPAGTGGIFYTPPADDFSRPGRMWWSVPEGQDRFHTWQELTTVHHEGVPGHHLQIGTALVQDDLNLWRRAVTWNSGHGEGWALYAEQLMAELGYMDDPGFRMGLLDSQRLRAARVIVDIGLHLGKKIPDGSNSAKWDKSHVKTFMRENTAMDDANLNFEVNRYLGWPGQAPSYALGERLWQQTRDAAVEQGMDVRDFHSSALALGSVPMSVLRESILD; encoded by the coding sequence ATGAGTGCAGAGCTAAACGCTAAGCGTGAGCCATCTTTGCTGGACGCTTCGTGTGATAATTTCGCCCACGACCTGGCAGAACTAACCCCATCGGCAGCTACCGAGTGGGGCATTCCGGGCTACGAGGGTGAATTGGAAGACTTCTCCCCGGAGTACTACGAGGCTGTTGCTGACCGTACCCGGGAAATGGTCGCTGACCTGGACGCATTGGATGACACCACCGACCAGTCCGATGACGAGGACGACTTTGATGACGTCGACTACGTCACCGCTGCCGTGCTGCGAGATCGACTCTGTTTGGAGCTCGACCTGCACCACCACGGTGAGGACATCCGCCAGCTGAACAACATCGCGTCCCCGGTGCAGACCATTCGCGATACTTTGCTGCTGATGCCGCACGACACTGACGAGGAGCGCGAGGCTATTCGTTCCCGCCTGTCCAAGGTGAAGGGCGCGCTGGAGGGCCACAAGCAGTCCCTGCAGGAGGCATCTTCGCAGGGTATGGCACCTCCGCACCGCCAGATTTCCGAGGTCATCGTGCAGTGCGAAAAGCTTGCCGATGCCGACTCCATGCTGGAAAATCTTGGCGTCGAAGGCCCCGAGGTGGAAGAGGCCAAGGAAGCCTTTGGCACCTTCTCTGATTGGCTGTCCAATGATCTGCAACCGCAGTCCTCGAACAAGGACGCGGTGGGTCGTGACCGCTACGAGCGCTTCTCCAAGCTGTTCGTGGGCGATACCGTCGACCTGGATGAGGCCTACAAGTGGGCTTGGGAGCGCCTGCAGGAAATCCGCGCTGAGCAGGAGAAAATCGCTCACCAGCTCTATGGTTCGGACTGTGGCGTGCGCTCTGCGATGCGCAAGCTCAACCACGAGGAGCGCTACACGCTTAACGGCACCGACGAGCTGGTTGAGTGGATGCAAAAGACTGCCGATGGCGTCATCACCGAGCTCAATGGCAAGTACTTCGACATCCCTGAAGACGTACTCGACATCGAGTGCTGCATCGACCCGGCTGGTACCGGCGGAATTTTCTACACCCCGCCTGCCGATGATTTTTCGCGCCCAGGCCGCATGTGGTGGTCCGTGCCGGAAGGTCAGGATCGCTTCCACACCTGGCAGGAGCTGACGACGGTGCACCACGAGGGCGTACCGGGCCACCACCTGCAGATTGGTACCGCGCTGGTGCAGGATGACCTGAACCTGTGGCGTCGTGCGGTGACCTGGAACTCCGGTCACGGCGAGGGCTGGGCGCTCTACGCTGAGCAGCTCATGGCTGAACTGGGTTACATGGATGACCCGGGCTTCCGCATGGGCCTGCTGGATTCCCAGCGCCTGCGTGCAGCACGCGTCATCGTGGATATCGGACTGCACCTGGGCAAAAAGATCCCGGATGGCTCGAATTCTGCGAAGTGGGATAAGTCCCACGTCAAGACCTTCATGCGCGAAAACACCGCCATGGATGACGCGAACCTGAACTTCGAGGTCAACCGTTACTTGGGCTGGCCGGGTCAGGCTCCGTCGTACGCGCTTGGCGAGCGTCTGTGGCAGCAGACTCGCGATGCCGCCGTCGAGCAGGGCATGGACGTCCGCGACTTCCACTCCTCCGCGCTGGCACTGGGTTCTGTCCCTATGTCGGTTCTGCGCGAATCCATCCTGGACTAA
- a CDS encoding AbrB family transcriptional regulator, producing the protein MSVITRWAIVAPASLGLGWLFSYLNVPAAWILAAILASGGMALTTGRELPVNDNFYALCRGFIGIMAAVPLTMVPAKQLLPYLPAGIIIGLITVLVGVAGGVALHRSQPKDISWETGILSMLPGGASMMPALATELGADYRYVTLTQFLRLLVVSVTLPLVVAFLDTPGAANGIWGTAEGNPWWIVVLIFVVALLGERIGKLLHLPAAAVLGPLLLTVAVSFVLPNQYSMEPLPVLQIMAFLSIGWVCGGGLSVPTLKAFAKQLPITFGSIAAVILACAATAVPLMMVLNISYFESYLATSPGALETVLALSAEGGAGPAVVALQLIRLILVLIIAGYLPQLLRLFRRR; encoded by the coding sequence ATGTCTGTCATCACACGTTGGGCCATAGTTGCCCCGGCCTCTCTCGGGCTGGGATGGCTATTTAGTTATCTCAACGTGCCTGCTGCATGGATTCTAGCGGCCATTCTGGCATCGGGAGGCATGGCACTAACCACCGGCAGAGAACTCCCGGTCAACGACAACTTCTATGCCCTATGCCGTGGCTTTATCGGCATCATGGCGGCAGTGCCACTGACGATGGTTCCTGCAAAGCAGCTCCTGCCGTATCTGCCCGCTGGCATCATTATTGGCCTCATTACCGTGCTTGTTGGTGTTGCCGGTGGTGTTGCCCTGCATCGAAGTCAGCCGAAAGACATCAGTTGGGAAACCGGCATCCTCTCGATGCTGCCTGGTGGCGCATCGATGATGCCTGCCCTGGCAACCGAGCTGGGCGCAGACTATCGCTACGTCACGCTCACGCAGTTCCTGCGCTTGCTGGTCGTATCAGTCACGTTGCCGCTAGTCGTGGCGTTCCTGGACACTCCAGGCGCAGCCAACGGTATCTGGGGAACCGCAGAGGGCAATCCCTGGTGGATTGTGGTGCTGATTTTTGTGGTGGCGCTGCTGGGTGAGCGCATCGGCAAGCTTTTGCACCTGCCTGCCGCGGCCGTGCTGGGACCGCTGCTGCTGACCGTGGCAGTGTCATTCGTCCTGCCAAACCAATATTCCATGGAGCCATTGCCGGTCCTGCAGATTATGGCCTTTTTGTCCATTGGCTGGGTCTGCGGCGGCGGACTATCGGTGCCCACGCTGAAGGCTTTTGCCAAGCAGCTACCGATTACGTTTGGTTCTATCGCAGCGGTGATTCTGGCGTGTGCTGCAACGGCCGTCCCCCTGATGATGGTGCTGAATATCAGCTACTTTGAGTCCTACCTGGCGACATCGCCAGGCGCACTCGAGACCGTCCTTGCCCTCTCCGCCGAGGGAGGGGCAGGACCGGCCGTCGTCGCGCTGCAGCTTATCCGACTGATCCTGGTGCTAATCATTGCCGGATACTTGCCGCAGCTGCTGCGACTATTCCGTCGGCGTTAG
- a CDS encoding TSUP family transporter codes for MELAAGGWAILVGGALVAGWVDALIGGGGLVLIPLILAVAPQLAPATALATNKVAAVSGTASAAFTLVRKVRPPGRELVGLAAIAAVCSGLGATVAAALNENIMRPLIIVLMVAVGIFVACKPSFGASESEGMRGGWRTIAALVAAAIVAFYDGIFGPGTGMFLIMAFTFIFSQNFLKSAAMAKVVNTATNLGALVVFIVGGHVWWTLGIVLAVANVIGAQLGARTVLSGGTKLIRYALLTLVVVMSVYLAWQQWF; via the coding sequence ATGGAATTAGCTGCAGGCGGCTGGGCGATTCTCGTCGGCGGTGCTCTCGTTGCCGGCTGGGTCGACGCCCTCATCGGCGGTGGTGGACTCGTCCTGATTCCGCTCATTCTTGCCGTGGCGCCCCAACTGGCTCCTGCCACTGCACTGGCGACCAACAAGGTTGCCGCAGTCTCAGGTACTGCATCGGCAGCATTCACGCTCGTGCGAAAAGTGCGTCCCCCGGGGCGCGAACTCGTTGGTCTCGCCGCGATTGCCGCCGTCTGTTCGGGGCTGGGCGCCACTGTCGCCGCCGCATTGAATGAGAACATCATGCGCCCGCTCATCATCGTGTTGATGGTGGCCGTTGGCATCTTTGTTGCCTGCAAGCCGAGTTTCGGTGCGAGTGAATCCGAAGGCATGCGTGGCGGCTGGCGCACCATTGCCGCGCTCGTTGCTGCAGCGATCGTCGCTTTTTACGACGGTATCTTTGGCCCCGGCACCGGCATGTTCCTCATCATGGCGTTTACCTTCATCTTTTCGCAGAACTTCCTCAAATCGGCTGCGATGGCGAAGGTCGTCAATACGGCAACGAACCTTGGTGCGCTCGTCGTCTTTATTGTTGGCGGCCATGTCTGGTGGACACTCGGCATCGTGTTGGCCGTCGCGAACGTTATTGGTGCCCAGCTCGGTGCCCGTACCGTCTTAAGTGGCGGCACCAAGCTGATTCGCTACGCACTCCTCACGCTGGTGGTCGTTATGAGCGTGTACCTCGCATGGCAGCAGTGGTTTTAG
- a CDS encoding ATP-dependent RNA helicase translates to MFNLARIGEGLPVAKTIDSLPSEGNVVVQAPPGTGKTTLIPPALSNQVEGKVLVTAPRRVAVRAAAARLRHLSGTPKAVGHAVRGDSQPGTHVEFVTPGVLLRRLIRDPELEGVSAVAIDEVHERQLDSDLVLGMCLELAELREDFRVVAMSATVDAQRFSQLMDAPVHVTEAVTHPLDISYAPAPGRAAGTREFYAHVASQAASQSSSTLVFVPGVREVNLVCDLLNGHNVFPLHGRQTTAEQDAALYTDETRIVVATSIAESSLTVPGVRAVIDAGLSRVPRRDAQRGMSGLVTVSTSKSSADQRAGRAGREAPGTVVRCYSQDDYQHFAPHIQPEIKSADLTQAALFLRCWGAGPDFPLLDTPPTSALQKANTTLDRIGATEELALLPTEPRLGATLLKYGARAAGTIAKLSDNPKHEQKRLAKLVPDKGPADPGAVIATAFPEQVAKRVGDDYLLASGTRARLLDKSGLKGSPWLAVAEVSLSNANNAIIRAAERISEEDALDIVGVTEEVTAQLVDGKIRGRKLRRAGAIELSSTPIKVTGQAAADALATGIRTQGLDLFRWSEKATNLKQRLDHLHAHYGQPWPNVSEADPAEWLGPELRQIADGTPIKSIDLHPALQRLLPWPEATHLDELAPECLPVPSGRTVALDWSGDRPVASVKLQECFGLAESPEFCGQRVQFHLLSPAGRPLAVTDDLASFWAGPYAGVRADMRGRYPKHPWPEDPWNAPATAKTTAAMRGTRS, encoded by the coding sequence ATGTTTAATCTCGCGCGCATTGGGGAAGGTCTTCCGGTAGCTAAGACCATCGACAGTTTGCCCAGTGAAGGCAACGTCGTCGTCCAGGCCCCACCTGGTACCGGTAAGACCACGCTCATTCCGCCAGCACTCTCCAACCAAGTGGAGGGTAAAGTCCTGGTGACAGCACCGCGTCGTGTGGCAGTACGTGCTGCAGCCGCCCGGCTTCGTCACCTATCTGGCACCCCGAAAGCCGTCGGTCATGCCGTACGCGGCGACTCCCAACCCGGCACCCACGTCGAATTTGTGACCCCAGGTGTTCTGCTGCGCCGTCTCATTCGCGACCCCGAGCTCGAGGGCGTTTCCGCCGTTGCTATCGACGAGGTCCACGAACGCCAACTCGACAGCGACCTCGTCCTTGGCATGTGCCTGGAACTCGCTGAACTCCGTGAGGACTTCCGCGTGGTTGCGATGTCTGCAACTGTCGATGCCCAGCGCTTCTCCCAGCTCATGGACGCACCCGTCCATGTCACCGAGGCCGTCACGCATCCCCTCGACATCTCCTATGCACCTGCGCCGGGCAGGGCTGCCGGCACGCGGGAGTTTTATGCGCATGTGGCGAGCCAGGCGGCATCGCAAAGCAGCTCTACCTTGGTGTTTGTCCCCGGCGTACGGGAGGTCAACCTGGTCTGCGACTTACTCAATGGGCACAACGTGTTTCCCCTGCATGGCCGGCAGACCACCGCGGAACAAGACGCCGCACTCTACACCGACGAGACCCGCATCGTCGTGGCCACCTCGATTGCAGAATCCTCGCTGACGGTGCCCGGAGTGCGTGCAGTTATCGATGCCGGCTTATCCCGCGTCCCCCGGCGCGACGCCCAACGCGGCATGTCGGGCCTCGTCACGGTGTCAACGTCGAAGTCCAGCGCGGACCAACGCGCCGGTCGTGCCGGCCGCGAGGCACCTGGCACCGTCGTGCGCTGCTACTCCCAGGACGACTACCAGCACTTCGCCCCGCACATCCAGCCGGAAATCAAAAGCGCCGACCTCACTCAGGCTGCGTTGTTCCTGCGCTGCTGGGGTGCGGGCCCGGACTTCCCGCTTCTCGATACCCCACCCACCTCCGCACTACAAAAAGCCAACACCACCCTCGACCGCATTGGTGCCACCGAAGAATTAGCCCTCCTTCCCACCGAGCCCCGCCTCGGTGCAACCCTGCTGAAATATGGCGCGCGGGCGGCAGGGACCATCGCCAAGCTCAGCGATAATCCCAAACATGAACAGAAACGCCTAGCCAAGCTGGTGCCCGACAAAGGCCCAGCCGACCCCGGCGCGGTAATTGCGACCGCCTTCCCCGAACAGGTGGCCAAACGTGTAGGCGACGACTACCTCCTGGCCAGCGGCACCCGTGCACGACTCCTCGATAAATCTGGTCTTAAGGGCAGCCCGTGGCTCGCCGTTGCGGAGGTCTCGCTGTCCAATGCCAACAACGCCATCATTCGCGCAGCTGAGCGCATCAGCGAAGAGGATGCACTCGATATTGTTGGCGTCACGGAGGAGGTCACTGCACAACTTGTCGATGGCAAAATCCGCGGCCGCAAGCTTCGTCGCGCCGGGGCCATCGAGCTGAGTTCAACTCCCATCAAGGTCACGGGCCAAGCAGCTGCCGATGCCCTTGCGACCGGCATCCGCACCCAAGGCCTCGACCTGTTCCGCTGGTCAGAGAAGGCAACGAACCTCAAACAGCGGCTGGACCATCTGCACGCGCACTATGGTCAGCCCTGGCCGAACGTATCCGAAGCAGACCCTGCCGAGTGGCTGGGCCCGGAGCTGCGCCAGATCGCCGATGGCACTCCCATCAAATCGATTGACCTCCACCCTGCCCTGCAACGACTACTGCCCTGGCCGGAAGCGACGCATCTCGATGAGCTCGCTCCAGAATGCCTGCCGGTGCCGTCTGGTCGCACGGTTGCCCTGGACTGGTCTGGCGATCGTCCCGTGGCCAGCGTGAAGCTGCAAGAGTGCTTTGGTCTGGCCGAATCACCGGAATTCTGTGGGCAGCGCGTGCAATTTCATCTACTCTCCCCTGCGGGACGACCCCTCGCGGTCACCGACGACCTGGCTAGCTTCTGGGCCGGTCCCTATGCGGGCGTTCGCGCGGATATGCGCGGGCGCTATCCCAAACATCCCTGGCCGGAAGACCCGTGGAATGCGCCGGCGACGGCTAAAACCACTGCTGCCATGCGAGGTACACGCTCATAA
- a CDS encoding sugar O-acetyltransferase, whose protein sequence is MNELREQMRNSQWHMPASGPENERTFRLVKEFNDLGNCDMKRGKENLTELFCNSPAAPQGHAPLNLEFGDNVEFGEGCFFNFGTTILAQAKVSFGARTMIGPHCSFITVGHPVEDHAMRAEGWEIAHPITIGKNCWFGTNITVLPGVTISDNCVIGAGTLVTKDVPYNSLVLGSPGKVVRTLDV, encoded by the coding sequence ATGAACGAACTTCGCGAGCAGATGCGTAACTCGCAATGGCACATGCCTGCTTCTGGTCCAGAAAATGAGCGCACCTTCCGCTTGGTCAAGGAATTCAATGACTTGGGCAACTGCGACATGAAGCGAGGAAAAGAGAACCTCACAGAGCTGTTCTGCAATAGTCCGGCAGCTCCCCAAGGACACGCACCACTGAACTTGGAGTTCGGAGACAACGTCGAATTTGGCGAGGGCTGCTTCTTCAACTTCGGCACGACCATTCTCGCGCAGGCGAAAGTCAGCTTTGGTGCAAGAACGATGATCGGTCCGCACTGCAGCTTCATTACCGTGGGCCATCCCGTCGAAGACCACGCCATGCGCGCTGAGGGATGGGAAATCGCGCACCCCATTACCATCGGAAAGAATTGCTGGTTCGGCACCAACATCACGGTGCTTCCCGGTGTGACCATTAGCGACAATTGCGTGATCGGCGCGGGCACGCTGGTAACCAAGGACGTGCCGTATAACTCGCTGGTTCTGGGCTCGCCCGGAAAGGTCGTGCGCACCCTCGATGTTTAA
- a CDS encoding alpha-ketoglutarate-dependent dioxygenase AlkB family protein — protein MLFDSLSRPNVKVAPGVGHLPGWLGIDKQCALVEEFREIARAYAGTPMAMVRPQLKSGQMSVHQLHVGRYWHYQSYRYVDNIEGTRVPPMPESLQELAHPALRAAAEVAPELEPWVDNFVPEMALINYYPPGSAMGMHVDEFEESAAPVISVSIGDEALFRMGNTDNRNKPWDDVTLCSGDLVVFGGPKRFAYHGIVRVNDETLPECCGLREGRINITIRQVGAKQ, from the coding sequence ATGTTGTTTGATTCTTTGTCGCGGCCCAATGTGAAGGTGGCGCCGGGGGTGGGGCACTTGCCGGGGTGGTTGGGCATCGATAAGCAGTGTGCTTTGGTGGAAGAATTTCGCGAGATTGCGCGGGCCTATGCGGGCACGCCGATGGCGATGGTGCGTCCGCAGCTGAAGTCGGGGCAGATGAGTGTGCATCAGCTGCATGTGGGCAGGTATTGGCATTATCAGAGCTATCGTTATGTAGACAATATTGAGGGTACGCGGGTGCCGCCGATGCCGGAGTCGTTGCAGGAGTTGGCGCATCCTGCGTTGCGGGCGGCGGCGGAGGTCGCGCCGGAGTTGGAGCCGTGGGTGGATAATTTTGTGCCGGAGATGGCGCTGATTAATTACTATCCGCCGGGTTCGGCGATGGGTATGCATGTCGATGAGTTCGAGGAATCCGCAGCGCCAGTGATTTCGGTGTCGATTGGGGATGAGGCGCTGTTTCGGATGGGTAATACCGACAATCGCAACAAGCCTTGGGATGATGTGACGCTGTGTTCGGGCGACTTAGTGGTCTTTGGTGGGCCGAAGCGCTTTGCGTACCACGGGATTGTGCGCGTGAACGATGAGACGTTGCCGGAATGCTGTGGCCTGCGCGAAGGGCGAATCAACATCACGATTAGGCAAGTAGGCGCCAAGCAGTAA
- a CDS encoding NADPH-dependent FMN reductase, protein MPKFGIVLGSTRKGRAGEEVAQWVAEQVAGRDADYELVDLEKFDVPILSAETVPMAADKSYEDARVQEWSDAIDQYEGFIFVTPEYNHSVPGPFKNAVDSLGAEWKNKPVGFVGYSYSGGKYAIEAWKPVVQNFKMPLLGTDVNIDLGADEMCGAEQEEQLEKMLSELEQAVTIAV, encoded by the coding sequence ATGCCTAAGTTTGGAATTGTTCTCGGTTCGACTCGTAAAGGGCGCGCCGGGGAAGAGGTCGCGCAGTGGGTGGCTGAGCAGGTAGCAGGTCGCGATGCCGATTATGAGCTGGTGGATCTGGAGAAGTTCGACGTTCCCATCTTGAGTGCGGAGACCGTTCCGATGGCGGCAGATAAGTCTTATGAGGATGCCCGCGTGCAGGAGTGGTCGGATGCGATTGACCAGTACGAGGGCTTTATCTTTGTGACCCCGGAGTACAACCACTCAGTGCCGGGGCCGTTTAAGAATGCGGTGGACTCATTAGGTGCGGAGTGGAAGAACAAGCCGGTCGGTTTCGTCGGTTATAGCTACTCCGGGGGCAAGTACGCGATTGAGGCGTGGAAGCCCGTGGTGCAGAACTTTAAGATGCCGCTGCTGGGTACCGATGTGAACATTGACCTGGGTGCGGATGAGATGTGTGGTGCCGAGCAGGAAGAACAGTTGGAAAAAATGCTTTCTGAGTTGGAGCAGGCAGTTACTATCGCGGTATGA
- a CDS encoding SDR family NAD(P)-dependent oxidoreductase, with the protein MSDRKVAVVTGASSGIGAASARALAADGWNVVIGARRQEKLEALANEIGATALPLDVTSDESVEKFVGQLDRVDLLVNNAGGAKGMEPLIETAIEDWQWMYETNVLGTVRMIQALLPRLEASEEGLIINMGSVAGWDVYAGGSGYNAAKHGVRVISRALRLENHDVRVTEIDPGRVATEEFSLIRFGGDSERAAAVYDGQVNLVAEDIAEAVRWVASLPGHMNIDTMTIKPRTQS; encoded by the coding sequence ATGAGCGATAGGAAAGTAGCTGTAGTAACTGGGGCATCGTCAGGTATTGGTGCGGCAAGTGCGCGAGCATTAGCTGCCGATGGCTGGAACGTCGTCATTGGTGCCCGTCGTCAAGAAAAGCTGGAAGCACTGGCCAACGAGATTGGTGCCACGGCGTTGCCGTTGGATGTCACCTCGGATGAGTCGGTCGAGAAGTTTGTGGGCCAGTTGGATCGGGTGGACCTGCTGGTCAACAACGCTGGTGGTGCCAAGGGCATGGAGCCGCTGATTGAGACTGCCATCGAGGATTGGCAGTGGATGTACGAGACCAACGTGCTGGGCACTGTTCGCATGATTCAGGCCCTGCTCCCGCGCCTGGAAGCGTCGGAAGAGGGCCTGATTATCAATATGGGTTCGGTCGCCGGCTGGGATGTGTATGCAGGCGGGTCGGGATACAACGCCGCCAAGCACGGTGTGCGCGTGATTTCGCGTGCGCTGCGTCTAGAAAATCATGACGTGCGCGTCACCGAGATTGACCCAGGTCGTGTGGCAACCGAGGAGTTCTCGCTGATTCGCTTTGGCGGCGACAGCGAGCGCGCCGCGGCGGTCTACGACGGCCAGGTCAACCTGGTCGCCGAAGACATCGCCGAGGCAGTGCGCTGGGTGGCTAGCCTGCCTGGTCACATGAACATTGACACGATGACTATCAAGCCGCGCACCCAGAGCTAG
- a CDS encoding aldehyde dehydrogenase family protein, with protein MSTQNTLFDPTQTEYLRAVHSGDSPKSLFINGQWEAAEAGNTREIICPADGTSVGFVSEASEDDTIRAIKAARASFEAGEWVNTPAIERGKLLVRVADFIREHKDLFAKAESADTGKRFEESQADMDDIAGAFDYFGTLASHQAGRVVDPADPNLRSRIDAEPIGVCGLITPWNYPLLQVSWKVAPALAAGNSFVLKQAELTPHTAMLLMSALQEAGLPDGVANLITGAGAECGNPLSQHPEVDMVSFTGGLATGKIIARNAAETIKRTALELGGKNPNVIFSDADFDIAVDNALNGAFFHSGQVCSAGSRIIVEESLHDKFVDALVERTKRIKLGGPTDPQAETGPLISAEHRDKVAAYVDTAREQGAQILTGGRAATSEDSTGETDLGKGIYYLPTIIDGATRDMNCVHDEAFGPVVTIETFTTEDEAIEIANDTEYGLAGAVWTSDAGRAERMARAMRHGTIWINDFHPYLPQAEWGGYKQSGNGRELGPTGLAEYQEHKHVYQNLQPAAWDQFGLN; from the coding sequence TTGAGCACTCAGAACACTTTGTTCGACCCGACGCAGACGGAGTACCTCCGCGCTGTGCATTCCGGTGATTCCCCGAAGTCGCTGTTTATCAACGGCCAGTGGGAAGCCGCCGAGGCGGGCAACACCCGCGAAATCATCTGCCCGGCTGACGGTACTTCCGTCGGCTTTGTCTCCGAGGCATCGGAAGACGACACCATCCGCGCCATCAAGGCAGCCCGTGCTTCCTTCGAGGCCGGCGAGTGGGTCAACACCCCAGCCATCGAGCGCGGCAAGCTGCTGGTTCGCGTCGCTGACTTCATCCGCGAGCACAAGGATCTTTTCGCCAAGGCCGAGTCCGCCGATACCGGCAAGCGCTTCGAAGAATCCCAGGCCGACATGGATGACATCGCCGGTGCTTTCGATTACTTCGGCACCCTGGCCTCCCACCAGGCTGGCCGCGTGGTCGACCCAGCCGATCCGAATCTGCGCTCGCGTATCGATGCCGAACCCATCGGCGTCTGCGGCCTGATTACCCCGTGGAACTACCCGCTGCTGCAGGTGTCCTGGAAGGTCGCCCCGGCCCTGGCTGCCGGTAACTCCTTCGTGCTCAAGCAGGCCGAGCTCACCCCGCACACTGCGATGCTGCTGATGTCTGCACTGCAGGAAGCAGGGCTTCCCGATGGCGTCGCCAACCTCATCACCGGCGCCGGCGCCGAATGCGGCAACCCACTGTCCCAGCACCCAGAGGTCGACATGGTGTCGTTTACCGGCGGCCTGGCTACCGGCAAAATCATTGCCCGCAACGCAGCCGAGACCATCAAGCGCACCGCACTCGAGCTGGGCGGCAAGAACCCGAACGTCATTTTTTCCGACGCTGACTTCGACATCGCTGTCGATAACGCTCTGAACGGCGCATTCTTCCACTCCGGTCAGGTTTGCTCTGCTGGTTCGCGCATCATCGTCGAAGAGTCCCTGCACGACAAGTTCGTCGATGCCCTGGTCGAGCGCACCAAGCGCATCAAGCTCGGCGGCCCGACCGATCCGCAGGCTGAAACCGGCCCGCTGATTTCTGCCGAGCACCGCGACAAGGTCGCCGCCTACGTCGACACTGCACGCGAGCAGGGCGCACAGATTCTTACCGGCGGCCGCGCTGCCACCAGCGAAGACAGCACCGGCGAGACCGATCTGGGCAAGGGTATCTACTACCTGCCGACCATCATCGACGGCGCTACCCGCGACATGAATTGCGTCCACGATGAGGCCTTCGGCCCCGTTGTCACCATCGAGACCTTCACCACCGAGGATGAAGCCATCGAGATCGCCAACGACACCGAGTACGGCCTAGCCGGTGCAGTCTGGACTTCCGATGCCGGCCGCGCCGAGCGCATGGCCCGCGCGATGCGGCATGGCACCATCTGGATCAACGACTTCCACCCGTACCTGCCGCAGGCGGAGTGGGGCGGATACAAGCAGTCCGGCAACGGCCGCGAGCTTGGTCCAACCGGTTTGGCCGAGTACCAGGAGCACAAGCACGTTTACCAGAACCTGCAGCCTGCAGCCTGGGACCAGTTCGGACTGAACTAG